A single window of Metallosphaera hakonensis JCM 8857 = DSM 7519 DNA harbors:
- the dcd gene encoding dCTP deaminase → MILGDRDLRYYLEKKWILIDPLTEDSVRENGIDMRVGEEIARFKNTSITFEEGLNPDEFFIKERGNEFVIGPNEHVLLVTEEYLRLPQDIMAFVNMRSSFARLGLLVPPTIVDAGFEGQLTIEVMGSGFPIKIKRGTRFLHLIFAKTLTPVEKPYSGKYQGQRGVTTPRFTK, encoded by the coding sequence ATGATCCTAGGTGATAGAGACCTCAGATATTATCTTGAAAAGAAATGGATACTAATCGACCCATTGACTGAGGATAGCGTCAGGGAAAATGGAATAGATATGAGAGTGGGCGAAGAGATAGCACGATTTAAAAATACAAGTATTACCTTCGAGGAAGGTCTTAATCCAGACGAGTTCTTCATTAAAGAGAGGGGAAATGAATTCGTCATTGGACCAAACGAGCATGTCCTATTGGTAACTGAGGAGTATCTTAGACTTCCCCAAGACATTATGGCATTTGTTAATATGAGATCAAGCTTCGCTAGGTTGGGGCTATTAGTCCCTCCCACAATAGTCGATGCTGGGTTCGAAGGTCAGCTTACAATTGAGGTTATGGGGTCTGGATTCCCTATAAAGATAAAAAGAGGGACAAGGTTTCTGCATTTAATCTTTGCTAAGACCTTAACTCCTGTAGAGAAACCATATAGCGGTAAATATCAAGGTCAGAGAGGAGTTACAACGCCAAGATTTACGAAGTAA
- a CDS encoding ATP-dependent DNA ligase, translating into MKFKLIAEYFDKLEKISSRIQLTSLLSELFKDTDKEVLDKVVYLIQGRLWPDFKGLPEIGMGEKFLVKAIAMAFGQKEDEIDKLYKNIGDLGEVVFTIKNKSKAVNILSFIGNPNESGELEVNEVYNELVKIATSTGEGSRDVKIRTFTGLIKKATPLEAKYLVRFVEGRLRLGIGDATVLDALAITFGGSTDYRPIIERAYNLRADLGDIAKIISTEGPEKLKNISPTPGIPIRPMLAERLSDPNEIMEKMKGKALVDYKYDGERAQIHRKGDQVYIFSRRMENITDQYIDIIDYVKQNIVGDNFIIEGEIVPVDPQSSEMRPFQELMHRRRKNDINEAIKEYPVNLFLFDLMLFNDEDYTIRPLLERREILEKSLKENDKVHMASYIIADNVDKLREYFYQAISDGAEGVMVKSIGPDSIYQAGSRGWLWIKLKKDYQSEMADTVDLVVVGAFYGKGKRGGKFSSLLMAAYNPERDIFETVCKVASGFSDQELDDLQKKIESIKREERHPRVSSEMVPDVWVTPSLVAEIIGAEITISPLHTCCKGDRGGLSIRFPRFIRWRDDKGPEDATTNQEIMEMYSKQLKRVEEKPVDENI; encoded by the coding sequence ATGAAGTTTAAGCTTATCGCAGAGTACTTTGACAAACTTGAAAAAATTTCCTCTAGAATACAATTAACATCACTTTTGTCTGAACTCTTCAAGGATACAGATAAGGAGGTCCTGGATAAGGTAGTTTATCTGATTCAGGGAAGGCTTTGGCCGGACTTCAAAGGTTTACCGGAAATTGGAATGGGAGAGAAATTTCTGGTCAAGGCAATCGCTATGGCCTTTGGTCAAAAGGAAGACGAGATAGATAAATTATATAAAAATATTGGTGATCTAGGGGAAGTTGTATTCACTATCAAGAATAAATCTAAGGCTGTCAACATCTTATCATTTATAGGGAATCCCAACGAAAGTGGAGAACTAGAAGTAAATGAAGTTTATAACGAACTGGTTAAAATTGCAACAAGTACTGGCGAAGGAAGCAGAGACGTAAAAATTCGTACCTTTACTGGCCTCATAAAGAAAGCCACTCCACTGGAAGCTAAATACCTTGTCAGGTTTGTGGAAGGTCGACTTAGGCTTGGAATAGGAGATGCGACTGTGCTTGATGCTCTTGCAATTACCTTTGGAGGTTCAACTGATTATAGACCTATAATTGAAAGAGCCTATAATCTCAGAGCTGACCTGGGAGATATAGCGAAAATAATTTCCACTGAAGGGCCAGAGAAACTGAAGAATATCTCTCCTACTCCAGGCATTCCCATAAGACCAATGTTAGCTGAGAGACTCTCTGATCCCAATGAGATCATGGAGAAAATGAAAGGAAAAGCACTGGTTGATTATAAATACGATGGAGAAAGGGCCCAGATTCACAGAAAAGGAGACCAAGTGTATATCTTTTCGAGAAGAATGGAAAATATCACAGATCAGTATATAGATATAATAGATTATGTTAAGCAAAATATTGTCGGTGATAACTTTATTATTGAAGGTGAAATTGTTCCTGTAGATCCACAAAGCAGCGAAATGAGGCCTTTCCAGGAGCTTATGCATAGAAGGCGTAAAAACGATATAAATGAGGCAATAAAGGAATATCCAGTTAACCTATTCCTGTTTGATTTAATGCTATTTAATGACGAGGACTATACAATTAGACCTCTTCTAGAAAGGAGGGAAATCCTGGAGAAATCTCTTAAGGAAAACGACAAGGTACATATGGCGTCATATATTATAGCCGACAATGTTGATAAGTTGAGGGAGTATTTTTACCAAGCCATCTCTGACGGTGCGGAGGGCGTTATGGTAAAATCCATTGGTCCTGATTCTATTTACCAGGCAGGATCTAGAGGTTGGCTTTGGATCAAATTGAAGAAGGACTACCAGAGCGAAATGGCTGACACTGTTGATCTGGTCGTGGTTGGGGCTTTTTACGGTAAAGGTAAAAGAGGAGGTAAATTTAGCTCGTTGCTGATGGCTGCATATAATCCAGAGAGAGACATATTCGAAACTGTTTGCAAAGTAGCATCAGGTTTCAGCGATCAGGAACTTGACGACCTTCAGAAAAAAATAGAAAGTATTAAAAGAGAAGAAAGACATCCTAGGGTTTCATCGGAGATGGTACCTGATGTATGGGTGACGCCATCTCTAGTGGCAGAAATAATAGGTGCAGAAATTACAATATCCCCCTTACACACCTGTTGCAAAGGAGATAGAGGAGGTCTATCCATAAGGTTCCCTAGGTTTATAAGGTGGAGAGACGACAAAGGTCCAGAGGACGCCACAACTAACCAAGAAATAATGGAAATGTACTCTAAGCAATTAAAGAGAGTTGAGGAAAAACCAGTAGATGAAAATATCTAA
- a CDS encoding MBL fold metallo-hydrolase translates to MKVGIEPNGAILVGEYFTIDGHWKRNYRIVTHFHSDHTLQLQKSVLECVGIIATPPTMEVLETLGYKVPQNKKINLNYRIPIQVQEEELTLYPSDHVFGSAQVEISMPSGTVAYTGDFKNPEKKTPILHPDILVIESTYGKPEFVRPFKGEVEQLMADYVNDAVTHMPVRIYGYHGKLQEAMRVLRERGVIAPFIVNGKIRDITKIAISYGLEIQDVFTTEEARDQGILKDGWYIEFMHFNQFKNRSPDHTNFILSGWEFNEALKRIDKYSFSIAFSDHADFEDLIYYVDSSKAKKIIAEGGRRGHSRELATYIRKRLGRDAISLPS, encoded by the coding sequence ATGAAGGTAGGCATAGAGCCAAACGGAGCTATCTTAGTTGGAGAATACTTTACAATAGACGGACATTGGAAGAGGAATTACAGAATAGTTACTCATTTTCACTCAGATCACACGCTTCAACTTCAAAAGAGTGTTTTAGAATGCGTGGGAATTATAGCCACGCCTCCAACCATGGAGGTCCTGGAAACTTTGGGATATAAGGTACCGCAAAATAAGAAAATTAACCTTAACTACAGAATTCCTATTCAAGTGCAGGAAGAGGAATTGACGCTCTACCCATCAGATCACGTGTTCGGATCGGCCCAAGTTGAGATATCTATGCCGTCCGGAACAGTAGCCTACACTGGAGATTTCAAGAACCCAGAAAAGAAAACGCCCATATTGCACCCAGATATTCTTGTAATAGAGTCAACCTACGGTAAGCCGGAATTCGTAAGACCGTTTAAGGGCGAAGTAGAACAATTAATGGCTGACTACGTCAACGACGCAGTGACACACATGCCCGTGAGAATATATGGATATCACGGAAAACTACAGGAAGCTATGAGAGTTCTCCGAGAGAGAGGGGTAATAGCTCCATTCATTGTGAACGGCAAAATAAGAGACATTACTAAAATCGCCATCTCTTACGGCCTCGAAATACAAGACGTTTTTACAACTGAAGAGGCAAGGGATCAAGGTATACTTAAGGATGGGTGGTATATAGAGTTCATGCACTTCAACCAATTTAAAAACAGAAGTCCAGATCATACGAACTTTATACTATCTGGTTGGGAATTCAATGAAGCCCTAAAAAGGATAGACAAGTACTCCTTTAGTATTGCTTTCAGCGATCACGCCGACTTTGAGGACCTCATTTATTATGTAGATTCTTCGAAGGCCAAGAAAATAATAGCTGAAGGTGGCAGAAGAGGACATTCCAGGGAACTGGCGACTTACATTAGAAAAAGATTGGGTAGAGATGCCATAAGCTTACCCAGTTAA